Proteins co-encoded in one Novipirellula artificiosorum genomic window:
- a CDS encoding sigma-54-dependent transcriptional regulator, whose amino-acid sequence MRILFADDEKNLQELMRSELPRMGYEVTVCPDGLTAVAALEKDPFDCLLVDLNMPGLNGIEVIAKARELRPEIEVVIMTGKPTTETAIAAVHYQAFEYLTKPCRLADIAGLLGRVAERRQTKRQLAALQHRLARAEGDNKMVGKAAAMQSVRVLIAKVAPTESTVLIRGETGCGKELVARAVHDSSLRADEPLVAINCGALPENLIESELFGHCKGAFTGADAARVGLFEVADGGTIFLDEIGELPLAMQAKLLRVLETGDIRRLGDNQTVHVNVRVICATHRDLERMVEEGTFREDLMFRINAFEIDVPPLRERIDDIIPLAMHLLRRHRTDGCDDQLFTAEAIAELKSHLWPGNVRELANVIEHAAILCDSFPIGTENLPRHFGKRQLRKELRESEPMPLRDLEMLAIERALARHDGNKPAAAEELGVSLKTLYNKLNSAEDKRQAG is encoded by the coding sequence ATGCGTATCCTGTTTGCAGACGATGAAAAGAACCTGCAAGAGCTAATGCGATCCGAGTTGCCTCGAATGGGGTACGAGGTTACGGTTTGCCCCGACGGCTTGACCGCCGTTGCGGCTCTCGAAAAAGATCCGTTCGATTGTTTACTAGTCGATCTGAATATGCCGGGACTTAACGGCATTGAAGTGATCGCCAAGGCACGCGAACTGCGGCCTGAGATCGAGGTCGTGATCATGACGGGCAAACCAACAACCGAAACGGCGATCGCTGCGGTCCACTATCAAGCCTTCGAATACTTGACGAAACCGTGCCGTTTGGCCGACATCGCGGGACTGCTTGGCCGAGTGGCCGAACGCCGCCAAACCAAACGTCAACTTGCGGCGTTACAGCATCGACTCGCCCGGGCCGAAGGTGACAACAAGATGGTCGGTAAGGCCGCGGCGATGCAGTCCGTTCGTGTGCTGATTGCCAAAGTGGCGCCAACCGAAAGCACCGTGTTGATTCGTGGTGAAACCGGATGCGGCAAGGAACTGGTCGCTCGAGCCGTTCACGATTCGAGCCTCCGAGCTGACGAGCCACTCGTCGCCATCAATTGTGGCGCCCTGCCCGAAAATCTGATCGAGAGCGAGCTGTTCGGACATTGCAAAGGGGCGTTCACAGGAGCCGATGCGGCACGAGTCGGACTGTTCGAAGTCGCAGATGGGGGGACGATCTTCTTAGATGAAATCGGCGAGTTGCCGTTAGCGATGCAGGCGAAACTGCTGCGTGTTCTCGAAACCGGAGATATCCGACGACTCGGTGACAATCAAACCGTCCATGTCAACGTTCGTGTCATTTGTGCAACTCACCGTGACCTCGAAAGGATGGTCGAAGAAGGGACCTTCCGCGAAGATTTGATGTTCCGAATCAACGCCTTCGAAATCGACGTCCCCCCGTTACGCGAGCGAATCGACGACATCATTCCTTTGGCCATGCACCTGCTCCGTCGGCACCGCACCGACGGCTGCGACGATCAGCTGTTTACTGCCGAGGCAATCGCAGAACTGAAATCGCACCTCTGGCCTGGAAACGTTCGCGAGTTAGCCAACGTGATCGAACACGCTGCCATTCTCTGCGATTCCTTTCCGATCGGCACCGAGAACCTGCCTCGGCATTTCGGCAAGCGCCAACTTCGCAAAGAGCTACGTGAATCCGAGCCGATGCCACTGCGCGATCTCGAAATGCTGGCCATTGAACGAGCCCTCGCCCGTCACGATGGCAACAAACCCGCCGCAGCGGAGGAACTCGGCGTCA
- a CDS encoding sensor histidine kinase has product MLRRRKIRTKLFLSLGLLTSIVLLLAFSGFWGLYRYKRLAKSVNQAAYEIKNANELNWLANALKESNARITQYRNHGGMIDSGLLTNRFIEHEQAQYNETLDTLKRHLQMYQHAVSEIETHSDPLIGSSDHRRSLAAIETAVNDLDSFRRNPDAFDYSRSEEMLERLSLIHRLTQAHLQLIEGRMTDFSRNVGGQYRAWIGIAWFSAIVSLIMVALLVWSFHSLVVKPFQTLLDGSRLVAKGQTNHIIDLGTDDELSELAVAMNGMTKRFQNTYAKLNAVCSDLDRQVQQRTREVIQNEQLASVGFLAAGVAHEINNPLATIAWSAESLESRIEEAVCFGGESIALDDELLTTTRSNLRRIQEEAFRCKGITERLLDFSRLGEVRRSSTNLTELVEEIVSMVSKVGKFRCKSLRTHASGPVFAHVNPQEIRQVILNLITNALESVSTDGAVDVHVDGDNDGAKVTVMDNGCGMSADVLKHLFEPFFTRRRDGTGTGLGLSITYRIVSQHGGSLIPQSDGEGCGSRMQLLLPAVSENEDQSTSNRHSMGWNHESIKAA; this is encoded by the coding sequence ATGCTGCGTCGACGAAAGATTCGTACCAAACTTTTCCTCTCCCTAGGACTTTTGACCTCGATTGTCCTTTTGCTAGCGTTCAGCGGCTTTTGGGGGCTCTATCGGTACAAACGGCTCGCGAAATCCGTCAACCAGGCTGCCTACGAGATCAAAAATGCCAATGAATTGAATTGGTTGGCCAATGCGCTCAAGGAGAGCAACGCACGGATCACCCAATATCGCAACCATGGCGGAATGATCGACTCGGGGCTGCTTACGAACCGGTTCATCGAACATGAACAAGCTCAATACAACGAGACTCTCGATACCCTGAAGAGGCATCTTCAGATGTACCAACATGCGGTTTCGGAAATCGAAACGCATTCAGACCCGCTGATCGGCTCGAGCGATCATCGCCGCAGCCTCGCCGCGATCGAAACAGCTGTCAATGACCTCGATTCGTTTCGACGCAACCCTGATGCATTCGATTACTCCCGCAGCGAAGAAATGCTCGAACGATTGAGCTTGATCCACCGATTGACCCAGGCTCATTTGCAACTCATCGAAGGCAGAATGACCGATTTTAGTCGCAACGTCGGCGGCCAGTACCGAGCATGGATCGGGATTGCCTGGTTCAGCGCGATCGTCTCGCTCATCATGGTTGCCTTGCTGGTCTGGTCGTTTCATTCCTTGGTGGTCAAACCTTTTCAAACCCTGCTCGATGGATCGCGTTTGGTCGCCAAAGGGCAAACGAATCACATCATTGACTTAGGCACCGACGACGAACTGAGTGAATTGGCGGTTGCGATGAACGGGATGACCAAGCGGTTTCAAAACACCTACGCCAAGCTCAATGCGGTTTGTTCCGATTTGGATCGCCAGGTGCAACAACGCACGCGAGAAGTCATTCAAAACGAACAACTCGCCAGCGTTGGATTTTTGGCCGCTGGCGTTGCCCATGAAATCAACAACCCCTTGGCAACCATTGCCTGGAGCGCCGAGTCGCTTGAATCGCGTATCGAAGAAGCGGTTTGCTTTGGTGGCGAATCGATCGCACTCGATGACGAATTGCTGACCACGACACGAAGTAATTTGAGACGCATCCAAGAAGAGGCCTTCCGCTGCAAGGGGATCACGGAACGATTGCTCGACTTCAGCCGACTCGGTGAAGTGAGACGTTCTTCCACCAATTTGACCGAGTTGGTCGAAGAAATCGTATCGATGGTCAGCAAGGTGGGAAAATTCCGCTGCAAGTCCTTGCGAACTCATGCCTCCGGTCCGGTCTTCGCGCACGTGAACCCTCAAGAAATCCGCCAAGTTATTTTGAATCTTATCACCAACGCGCTCGAGAGCGTCTCGACCGATGGCGCCGTAGACGTTCATGTCGACGGTGACAACGACGGCGCCAAGGTAACCGTGATGGACAACGGATGCGGCATGTCGGCCGACGTTCTGAAGCACCTCTTTGAACCCTTCTTTACCCGGCGTCGCGATGGCACCGGAACGGGATTGGGACTCAGCATTACCTACCGTATTGTTTCGCAGCACGGTGGATCCTTGATTCCACAGAGTGATGGCGAAGGATGTGGATCGCGGATGCAGCTGTTGCTGCCGGCGGTTTCAGAAAACGAAGATCAATCGACGAGCAATCGTCATTCAATGGGATGGAACCATGAGTCAATCAAAGCAGCCTAA
- a CDS encoding P-II family nitrogen regulator, whose translation MKQIITTVRPHLAEQVLSSLRRAPLEALSVMEVKGYGRQKSYLDEYQETEYSQAFVPKVEITMWVDDSRCEEILEKIVSVTRTGRIGDGKILVLPVTEHF comes from the coding sequence GTGAAACAGATCATTACGACCGTACGCCCCCATTTAGCAGAGCAGGTGCTCTCAAGCCTTCGCCGCGCGCCGCTGGAAGCCCTCAGCGTCATGGAAGTCAAAGGCTACGGCCGCCAAAAGAGCTACTTGGACGAGTACCAAGAGACCGAGTATTCGCAAGCTTTTGTTCCGAAAGTGGAAATCACGATGTGGGTGGACGATTCCCGCTGCGAAGAAATCCTTGAAAAAATTGTCTCCGTCACACGCACTGGACGCATCGGTGACGGCAAAATCTTGGTGTTACCGGTCACCGAGCATTTTTGA
- a CDS encoding NfeD family protein gives MPANANGWAPLVGVAFCITAFSVCCSSASAQQATESADSQANRVKVGYMVEVPDPLSADGVSNILAQLNRLAQSADDGSRVTVVLRYDNANESGGGTTFEDALRLARAMTQPELRRVRVVSWVRTEVSGHRVLPILASDLLIVSPAAVIADATKDETAADETIRVSYQSIAARRGLFPAEVVTALVDPAVELAKVTQGDGSEVFASGQELARLRAAGQVAGESILAAENAPLRMNASQLRSSRIAAGMVASDEAASELLDLAAINPVDNKVLVGEPVGVVLELVGSITDSRSRRWQSNLAATLESNEVNTWVIAIDSPGGNLNQSATLAGWFAQPDPPLHTVAGFVQGEARGDASLVALACRPLMMGPNARLGGPGAESITSEDVMRNDELIEQVARSTKRPAALIRGLLDPGLQVYRYTNRKTGRVRYATEEDLNSDPLLDAEFADADRDRWERGDRVELAEGLTAAEAIALGLADGQAASVDDASRRIGLSGTPPPVTDRSVVRWVERLGRSHGLAFLLLFIGFAALSTEANAPGLGVPGFVAVVCFALYFWIKFLAGTAEWLELLAFALGLICIAIEVFVIPGFGIFGVGGLALTVLGIVLMSQTFVIPRNVYQVEVLTHSLWAALGGVIGLIAGFIVIRTLMPHIPLLSGLAMEPADLVAVNEAEKLADFTHLLGQTGSTTTPLRPSGKARFGDSIVQVISDGTSIASGEAVRVSEVHGTRVIVEAIEG, from the coding sequence TTGCCCGCAAACGCGAACGGATGGGCGCCGCTGGTCGGGGTGGCGTTTTGCATCACCGCGTTCTCGGTTTGCTGCTCGAGCGCTTCGGCTCAGCAAGCGACGGAATCGGCCGATTCGCAAGCGAACAGGGTCAAAGTGGGCTACATGGTTGAAGTCCCAGATCCATTGTCGGCGGATGGCGTTTCCAATATTTTGGCGCAATTGAATCGGTTGGCGCAATCGGCAGACGATGGTTCTCGAGTCACGGTGGTTCTTCGTTACGACAACGCGAATGAATCGGGCGGCGGCACGACCTTTGAAGACGCATTGCGGTTGGCGCGGGCGATGACTCAGCCCGAACTGCGCCGCGTTCGTGTGGTGTCATGGGTACGTACTGAGGTGTCGGGGCACCGAGTGTTGCCGATATTGGCGTCCGATTTGTTGATCGTTTCGCCTGCGGCCGTGATCGCGGACGCGACGAAAGACGAGACGGCCGCGGATGAGACGATTCGGGTCAGCTACCAATCCATTGCCGCCCGACGCGGGTTGTTTCCTGCGGAGGTGGTCACGGCTTTGGTGGATCCAGCGGTGGAGTTGGCGAAAGTCACCCAAGGCGATGGCAGTGAAGTGTTTGCCTCTGGCCAAGAACTTGCCAGACTTCGTGCCGCGGGCCAGGTCGCTGGTGAGTCGATTCTTGCTGCGGAGAATGCTCCGTTGCGCATGAATGCATCGCAGCTGCGCTCATCCCGCATTGCTGCGGGGATGGTTGCCTCTGACGAAGCGGCATCCGAATTATTGGACTTGGCAGCGATCAACCCGGTTGACAACAAAGTACTCGTCGGCGAACCAGTGGGGGTGGTTCTTGAGCTGGTCGGTTCGATTACGGACAGCCGCTCACGCCGCTGGCAAAGTAACTTGGCGGCAACGCTCGAATCAAACGAGGTCAACACATGGGTGATCGCCATCGATTCGCCTGGTGGTAATTTGAATCAAAGCGCAACGTTGGCCGGTTGGTTCGCCCAGCCAGACCCTCCGTTGCACACGGTGGCTGGGTTTGTTCAAGGTGAAGCACGAGGGGATGCGTCGTTGGTGGCCTTGGCGTGTCGGCCGCTGATGATGGGTCCAAACGCTCGCTTGGGAGGGCCGGGTGCGGAATCGATTACATCCGAGGACGTCATGCGTAACGATGAATTGATTGAACAAGTCGCACGATCCACCAAACGACCAGCCGCTTTAATTCGTGGGTTGCTTGATCCCGGTCTCCAAGTGTATCGCTACACCAACCGAAAAACGGGACGGGTTCGCTATGCGACCGAAGAAGATTTGAATTCCGACCCGCTGCTCGACGCGGAGTTTGCGGACGCCGATCGTGACCGTTGGGAACGAGGTGACCGGGTTGAATTGGCGGAGGGTTTAACTGCTGCCGAAGCGATTGCGTTGGGGCTGGCGGACGGTCAGGCGGCTTCGGTCGATGATGCCTCACGCAGAATCGGGTTGAGCGGCACGCCGCCACCGGTGACGGATCGCAGCGTGGTCCGTTGGGTGGAGCGATTGGGGCGGAGTCATGGGTTGGCCTTCCTGTTGCTGTTCATTGGATTTGCGGCATTGTCGACGGAAGCCAATGCGCCCGGGTTGGGGGTTCCCGGGTTCGTGGCGGTGGTTTGTTTTGCCCTCTATTTTTGGATTAAGTTCTTGGCCGGCACGGCGGAGTGGCTTGAATTGTTGGCCTTCGCGTTGGGGTTGATTTGCATCGCGATCGAGGTGTTTGTGATTCCTGGGTTCGGTATTTTTGGTGTCGGTGGCCTTGCGTTGACCGTCTTAGGGATTGTCTTGATGAGTCAGACGTTTGTGATCCCACGCAACGTCTACCAGGTGGAGGTGTTGACGCACAGTTTGTGGGCGGCATTGGGTGGGGTGATTGGCTTGATCGCCGGCTTCATTGTCATTCGTACGCTGATGCCACACATCCCCTTGCTGAGTGGTTTGGCGATGGAGCCAGCGGATCTCGTTGCGGTCAACGAGGCGGAGAAATTGGCGGACTTTACCCACCTGCTCGGCCAAACGGGAAGCACCACGACGCCGCTACGCCCCTCTGGGAAAGCGAGGTTCGGCGATTCGATTGTGCAGGTCATCAGTGATGGGACGTCGATTGCTTCGGGGGAAGCGGTCCGCGTGAGTGAGGTCCATGGAACGCGCGTCATCGTTGAGGCAATCGAAGGCTAA
- a CDS encoding NfeD family protein, giving the protein MPLYYAYGLLCLFYFLLVLEFFVPSGGLVGVAAVVSVVAAIAVAFAHSASAGLTLLLIVAATTPMVFIGVIRVWPHTPIGRRILNRRPGQVSATGTQRRLPDGTPLDQLVGRIGVAKTDLLPSGLVCLGSQRLDAVSMGMPIDAGSRVRVTKIEAGKIHVRPVSDEEERDGSGVVPQSPPSLENPPESFDFDSLTP; this is encoded by the coding sequence ATGCCGCTTTACTATGCTTACGGATTGTTGTGCCTCTTCTATTTCCTGCTGGTTCTCGAGTTCTTTGTCCCCAGCGGCGGGTTGGTGGGCGTTGCCGCCGTCGTCTCGGTGGTCGCTGCGATCGCGGTTGCGTTTGCTCATAGTGCTTCGGCAGGATTAACGTTGTTGCTGATTGTTGCCGCCACCACTCCGATGGTGTTTATCGGCGTCATACGCGTTTGGCCGCACACGCCGATTGGTCGCCGTATTTTGAATCGTCGGCCGGGTCAAGTCTCTGCTACGGGGACCCAGCGCCGCCTGCCTGACGGAACTCCCCTGGATCAGTTGGTTGGCCGCATCGGTGTGGCGAAAACCGATTTATTACCGAGTGGGTTGGTCTGTCTCGGGTCGCAGCGTCTTGATGCGGTCAGCATGGGGATGCCGATTGATGCGGGATCTCGCGTCAGGGTGACGAAGATCGAGGCTGGCAAGATTCATGTCCGTCCGGTCAGCGACGAAGAGGAAAGGGACGGTTCCGGAGTTGTGCCTCAGTCACCCCCGTCGCTCGAAAACCCACCAGAATCGTTTGATTTTGACTCGCTGACGCCCTGA
- the floA gene encoding flotillin-like protein FloA (flotillin-like protein involved in membrane lipid rafts), with translation MLHLALMAQQIPKSAMPLLIGALVVFGFLLVLLFVFANYFGLWIQSQLTGSNVSIFNLLGMTFRKVNARTIVRSKIMATQAGLDDPEISSEALEAHYLAGGNVQQVIRALVAAKKAKTISLTFREATAIDLAGRDVLESVQTSVYPKVIDCPPRGSVKPSLDAVAKDGIQLKVKARVTVRANLQQLIGGATEETIIARVGEGIVSAIGSAADHKAVLENPDVISKAVLAKRLDSQTAFEIVSIDIADIDVGANIGARLQADQAEADTQVARARAEGKRASAVAEEQEMQAKIEESRASLVLAQASVPEAMAEAFRSGNLHILDYYKLQNVSADTEMRKSIAGNSRGTVETNYDKT, from the coding sequence ATGTTACACCTCGCTTTGATGGCTCAGCAGATACCGAAATCAGCGATGCCGCTTTTGATTGGCGCCTTGGTCGTCTTTGGATTCTTGTTGGTGTTGCTGTTCGTCTTCGCGAACTACTTTGGTTTGTGGATTCAATCGCAATTGACGGGTTCGAACGTTTCGATCTTCAACCTGCTCGGCATGACGTTCCGAAAAGTGAATGCGCGCACGATTGTGCGAAGCAAGATCATGGCAACGCAAGCGGGATTGGACGATCCGGAGATCAGCAGTGAGGCTTTGGAGGCTCACTATTTGGCCGGCGGCAATGTGCAGCAAGTCATTCGGGCCTTGGTTGCCGCTAAGAAAGCGAAGACGATTTCGTTGACGTTCCGTGAAGCAACGGCGATCGATCTTGCAGGTCGTGACGTGTTGGAGTCGGTGCAAACCAGTGTCTATCCCAAGGTGATCGATTGTCCCCCGCGAGGTTCGGTCAAACCATCGCTCGACGCCGTTGCAAAGGATGGGATTCAATTGAAGGTCAAGGCACGCGTGACGGTGCGAGCCAACTTGCAGCAGTTGATCGGTGGAGCGACCGAAGAAACGATTATTGCTCGCGTCGGTGAAGGGATCGTCAGTGCCATTGGTAGCGCGGCGGATCACAAGGCGGTCTTGGAGAACCCTGATGTCATCAGCAAGGCGGTTTTGGCGAAGCGGCTTGATTCGCAAACCGCTTTCGAAATCGTCTCGATTGATATTGCCGACATTGATGTCGGAGCGAACATTGGTGCTCGTTTGCAAGCAGATCAAGCGGAAGCAGACACGCAGGTCGCCCGCGCTCGTGCCGAAGGAAAGCGTGCCTCGGCCGTCGCGGAAGAACAAGAAATGCAAGCAAAGATTGAAGAAAGCCGAGCTTCCTTGGTGTTGGCCCAAGCCTCGGTCCCCGAGGCAATGGCGGAAGCGTTCCGCAGTGGCAATTTGCATATTCTTGACTACTACAAGTTGCAAAATGTGAGTGCGGATACGGAGATGCGGAAATCGATTGCTGGGAACAGCCGCGGTACCGTTGAAACAAACTACGACAAAACTTAG
- a CDS encoding FecR family protein, which produces MSILRFAHFVGIASWLAVFAVAQQSDPFAQSSDPFGSAPQQDPFGAAPPDMADDPFGAGTTPHPGNRSSDPFAQPNAHPADPFAAPDRPAPPNQHPSTDLENQIRQTLAANASLVAVEMPLEEMAAWLSREHNVPIVLDRRALEEIGLTPDVPVNLSLRNVSLRSLLKLALRELDLTYVVKNEVLMITTQEAAENNLILRTYVFPAGLADKGDKVVDVLKKTVTPDTWDTLGGSCSAESIDNVLVVSAMEEVHEKVVDFLDKLEVAYRKRLNSP; this is translated from the coding sequence ATGTCTATCTTACGTTTTGCTCATTTTGTCGGTATTGCTTCATGGTTGGCTGTCTTTGCCGTCGCTCAACAATCAGACCCGTTTGCTCAATCCTCGGATCCATTCGGCTCCGCTCCCCAACAAGATCCGTTTGGTGCCGCCCCGCCGGATATGGCGGACGATCCATTTGGCGCGGGGACGACTCCGCATCCGGGCAATAGGAGCAGCGACCCGTTTGCTCAACCAAACGCTCATCCTGCGGATCCTTTCGCGGCACCGGATCGCCCCGCACCACCGAACCAGCATCCCTCTACGGACTTGGAGAATCAGATCCGACAAACGTTGGCTGCAAATGCGTCCTTGGTAGCGGTTGAAATGCCGTTGGAAGAAATGGCTGCTTGGCTCTCACGCGAACACAACGTTCCGATCGTCTTGGATCGCCGCGCGCTCGAGGAGATCGGACTGACGCCCGACGTCCCCGTGAACCTGTCGCTTCGAAACGTTTCGCTGCGCAGCCTTTTAAAGCTTGCCTTGCGCGAATTGGACCTGACCTACGTGGTTAAAAACGAAGTGCTTATGATCACGACCCAAGAGGCCGCCGAGAACAATCTTATTCTCCGAACGTATGTCTTTCCCGCTGGGCTAGCCGACAAAGGTGACAAGGTCGTTGACGTCCTGAAAAAGACGGTCACGCCCGATACGTGGGACACGCTCGGTGGATCGTGCTCGGCCGAATCAATCGACAACGTCTTGGTCGTCAGCGCGATGGAGGAAGTGCATGAAAAAGTGGTCGACTTCTTAGACAAGCTCGAGGTTGCCTATCGGAAACGTCTGAACTCGCCCTAA
- a CDS encoding Gfo/Idh/MocA family protein produces the protein MPRKQKKLLNNVNRRSFIKTTTALSVAAGVWSELPAAESDSANEKLKVLCVGTANRAAEDVRGVQGEEIIGICDVDSNYLDRAAKTFPDANKYADYREMISQEADKADAIVIATADHNHAPAAIRAIHAGLHCYCEKPLTHTVQEARILTEAARARGLATQLGTQIHAQPNYRRVVEMIQAGTIGDVNEVHVWVGKGWGGGDRPAVGQEPPANLNWDLWLGPAPERPYAAGRYHPAQWRRWWDFGQGTLGDMACHYMDLPFWALDLKYPIACEAEGPEVHPETCPMGLTVRYKFPARGSKPAVDLTWYDGDRTPREVAGERVPGSGVMFIGSEGNLYADYSNYKLFPIDKFVGFVPPEKTIPDSIGHHAEWIKACKDGSPTTCNFDYSGPLTEAVLLGNVAYRTGKSLDWDATQLKATNCPEADMYLAKEYRPGWEVA, from the coding sequence ATGCCACGAAAACAAAAAAAACTGTTGAACAACGTTAATCGTCGCAGCTTTATCAAGACCACAACGGCCCTGTCGGTCGCAGCAGGCGTATGGAGTGAGTTACCGGCTGCGGAATCGGACTCAGCGAACGAAAAGTTGAAGGTGCTTTGTGTGGGGACGGCCAATCGTGCGGCAGAAGACGTGCGTGGTGTCCAGGGAGAAGAAATCATCGGCATCTGTGACGTCGATTCGAATTACCTCGATCGTGCAGCAAAGACATTTCCTGATGCGAACAAATACGCAGACTATCGCGAGATGATCTCGCAAGAAGCCGACAAAGCTGACGCGATCGTGATTGCGACGGCCGATCATAATCACGCACCTGCGGCGATTCGAGCGATCCACGCGGGTCTGCATTGCTACTGTGAAAAACCGTTGACCCACACGGTTCAAGAAGCTCGGATCCTCACCGAGGCGGCTCGGGCAAGAGGTCTTGCAACGCAATTGGGAACGCAGATTCATGCCCAACCGAATTACCGCCGCGTCGTCGAGATGATTCAGGCCGGTACGATTGGCGATGTGAACGAGGTTCATGTTTGGGTGGGCAAAGGATGGGGCGGTGGCGACCGCCCAGCGGTGGGTCAGGAACCGCCAGCGAATTTGAATTGGGATTTATGGTTAGGCCCCGCGCCGGAACGTCCTTATGCGGCCGGTCGCTATCATCCGGCGCAGTGGCGACGATGGTGGGATTTTGGGCAAGGAACGCTCGGCGACATGGCATGTCATTACATGGATCTTCCCTTCTGGGCGCTCGACTTGAAGTACCCAATCGCGTGTGAGGCCGAGGGTCCTGAAGTTCATCCGGAAACGTGTCCGATGGGATTGACGGTCCGCTACAAGTTCCCAGCCCGTGGTTCCAAACCAGCCGTCGACTTGACTTGGTATGACGGCGACCGCACTCCTCGTGAAGTGGCCGGTGAGCGCGTTCCCGGCAGCGGCGTCATGTTCATCGGTTCGGAAGGCAATCTGTATGCGGATTACTCGAACTACAAACTGTTTCCAATCGATAAGTTCGTCGGTTTTGTCCCTCCCGAAAAAACGATCCCCGATTCGATCGGCCACCATGCCGAGTGGATCAAAGCGTGCAAGGATGGATCGCCGACGACTTGCAACTTTGACTATTCTGGGCCGTTGACCGAAGCGGTCTTGTTGGGGAATGTCGCCTATCGAACGGGCAAGTCGTTGGATTGGGATGCGACCCAGCTTAAAGCGACCAATTGTCCCGAAGCGGACATGTATTTAGCGAAAGAATACCGGCCTGGCTGGGAAGTGGCTTAG
- a CDS encoding DUF1559 domain-containing protein yields MRRAPLAFTLVELLVVIAIIGVLVGLLLPAVQAAREAARRSSCLNNSVQIGLAMHNHEFSHERLPSGVTNDTGPIRNEPIGTHVSWTLQILPFLEQTAAYKRFDQKAGVYASVNAPVRALQIPTYRCPSSPWVDIGVKVAAEPGEGMAHVGLSDYAGCHHSTETPIDEDNNGLLFLNSRIRYSDILDGSSQTILVGEMLPAYESLGWASGTRASLRNTGSPIGGSDQVEAGVVKGFETGSLKVGGFASCHIGGGNFAFADGSVRFLTQTIDTELFRQLGNRADGELLKRGFW; encoded by the coding sequence ATGAGACGTGCCCCTTTGGCATTTACTTTGGTCGAGTTGTTAGTCGTGATCGCGATCATTGGCGTATTGGTTGGGTTGCTGTTACCAGCCGTCCAAGCGGCTCGCGAAGCAGCTCGCCGCTCGAGCTGTCTGAACAACAGCGTTCAGATTGGATTGGCCATGCACAATCATGAATTTAGCCATGAACGCTTGCCGTCGGGAGTCACCAATGATACGGGACCGATCCGTAACGAACCGATCGGGACGCACGTCAGTTGGACCCTTCAAATCTTGCCTTTCCTTGAACAAACAGCCGCCTACAAACGGTTTGATCAAAAGGCGGGGGTTTATGCTTCGGTCAATGCCCCGGTTCGAGCGTTGCAGATACCAACGTATCGGTGTCCATCGAGCCCGTGGGTGGATATCGGAGTCAAGGTGGCGGCAGAACCGGGTGAAGGAATGGCACATGTCGGGCTGAGTGACTACGCCGGTTGCCATCATTCCACCGAAACCCCGATCGACGAGGATAACAACGGACTCTTATTTCTGAACAGCCGGATTCGCTATTCGGATATTTTGGATGGCAGTTCGCAGACCATTTTGGTCGGTGAAATGCTCCCCGCGTATGAGTCGCTTGGATGGGCCTCAGGCACGCGAGCGTCACTTCGCAATACCGGCTCCCCCATCGGTGGCAGCGACCAAGTGGAAGCCGGTGTCGTCAAAGGCTTTGAAACGGGATCGTTAAAAGTCGGCGGGTTTGCAAGCTGTCACATCGGCGGTGGCAATTTTGCCTTCGCCGATGGTTCCGTCCGTTTTCTGACCCAAACGATTGATACCGAGTTGTTTCGGCAATTGGGGAACCGAGCCGACGGAGAGCTGTTGAAACGCGGGTTTTGGTAG
- a CDS encoding PulJ/GspJ family protein, translating to MTTKACLGHTLIEMVVSMSVGTSLMVLAVGLVHQSMRIKSISDERSDQNRTTQRLIQHFRDDVHHARSIETVANGMKIITPDEQQITYLVETEQVDRMETRPDGRVRRESYLLAKSFAAAFAVTSDQQQAEVVIQCVFENEKPRIDRRGIANVGRLADRMTPAEKPR from the coding sequence GTGACCACCAAAGCTTGCCTCGGTCATACGTTGATTGAGATGGTCGTATCGATGTCCGTTGGCACTTCCTTGATGGTTTTGGCCGTCGGTTTGGTCCATCAATCGATGAGGATCAAGTCGATCTCGGACGAACGATCGGATCAAAACCGGACCACACAGCGATTGATCCAGCATTTCCGCGACGACGTCCATCATGCCCGATCGATCGAAACGGTTGCCAACGGGATGAAGATCATTACGCCCGACGAACAGCAAATCACTTACTTGGTGGAAACCGAGCAGGTCGACCGCATGGAAACTCGACCTGATGGCCGAGTCCGGCGTGAATCCTACCTGCTGGCCAAGTCCTTTGCGGCAGCATTTGCCGTGACGTCGGACCAGCAGCAAGCGGAAGTGGTCATTCAATGTGTTTTCGAAAACGAGAAGCCGAGAATCGATCGACGTGGAATCGCTAACGTGGGGCGATTGGCCGATCGTATGACACCAGCGGAGAAGCCCCGATGA